TACGACGTCGAATTCCGGCCGTGGCAGCGCGTGTACGCGGAGATCGCGACGCTCACGCACGCCGTCGGGATGCTCGGCCCGTACGACGACGTCTGGTGGTGGGACCACCTCACGCACGCCCACTCCGCGACCCTTCTCGCCGGGATCGTCCACGCGGCCGCCCGGCGGCGCGGGCGCGAGCCCCGGCCGCGCGTCGTCGCCGTCGTCGTCTGCGTCGGGCTCCTCTGGGAACTCATGGAGTACGCCGTCCACGCCGCCGCCGACCGTCTCGGTCTCGAACCGTTTCTCGTCTCCTACGGACGGACCGACACCGTACTCGACCTCATCTTCGACCTCCTCGGTGCCTCGCTCGTCCTCGCGTTCGGCGACCGCATCCTCGACAACCTCACTGGGGGACGCGACTAATACTGCCCGAGCGCGAACTGCCGCCGGCGACCGGTAGCGATGGCCGAATCGCCGTTCGACACCTAACGATGAGGGACGACGCTCAACGTGCATGCTCAACCTTTACTGACGGTCCTGACGCACGTCCGTGACATGGACGTACTGGTCACCGGTGGCGACGGCTTCGTCGGTCGTCACCTCTGTGCCGAACTGGTCGATCGGGGGCACGCCGTCACCTCCCTGTCGCGGTCGCCCGATCCGGCGGTCCTTCCCGACGAGGTCGAGACGACCACCGGCGACGTGACGGACTACGGGTCGATCGAGGGGGCCTTCGAGGGGAGGGACGCCGCCGTGAATCTCACCGCCCTCCCGCCGCTCCACCAGCCCCGTCCGGGGACGTTCCACGACACCGTCTGTATCGGCGGCGCGATGAACGCCGCCCACGCCGCCTCCGAACACGGGGTCGATCGGTACGTCGAGATGAGTTCGCTGGGGGCGGACGCACACAGCCCCATCGCCTACTGACGGACCCAGGGTATCGGCGACGTGGTCGTTCGGTACTCGGATCTCGACTGGGTGATCCTGCGCCCGTCGTTCATCTTCGGGGAGGGAAGCGAGACGCTCGCGTTCGTACGGGAGTACACGACGCCGTACGTGACGGTCCTCCCGGACGGCGGCACGCACCCGACCTTCCAGCCGATCTGGGTCGAGGACGTGGCCGCGATGACTGCGGACGCCGTCGAACGGGACCGGCACGTCGGTCAGGTGTACGACCTTGGCGGGCCCGAGGTGCTGACGTTCGGCGACGTCACCCGGATGCTCTACCGGGCTGACGGGAGATCGACCAGGGTCCTCTCGGTGCCGATGCGGGTAGCGAAGATCGCGCTGTACGCGGCGGATCCGATCCCCTCCCTCCCGCTCGGCGTCGATCAGGCGCGGGCGCTGGAGATGACGAACGTCGCCGAGCACAACGACGTGGACGCCTTCGGGTTCGACGAATCGGACCTGCTGGCGCTCCCGACGTATCTGAGCGACACGTCGAACAGGCCTGAACGAGTGATCAGGGGGCCGGGCTGATCGAGCGGAGTTCACGTCGGGTGAACTGTCTGTCCTCCTCGACAGCAGCCGAGTACGACGAATCATAGCGCCCGGCGGTAACGCTGGGGGCACCACGCTTTTCGATCTCCCCGGCGTACGTCGGAGCGCGATGTCTCGAGAACGCTCCGACACCGATCTTCGCGTGGGGCGGATCGCGCGGAAAGACGTGGTGTGCGTCCCCGACGATGCGACGATCGGCGAAGTCGCGCGAACGATGGTCGAGGCCAACGTGGGCGACGTTTTGGTCACGAAGGGTGACGAACTCGTCGGCATCGTCACCGACCGCGACCTGGTCGTCCACCTCCTCACCGACGAACACGGTACCAACGTCCTGGCCGAGGGTGGCTCCGGTTCGGAACTCACCGCCGGTGACCTCATGACCGGAGATCCTCTCACTATCGAGTCTGACGCCCGGATCCCCCGGTTGCTCCACCATATGAACCAGGCGAGCGTGCGCCGAGTTCCAGTCGTCGAGGACGGGGATCTCGTGGGGATCGTGACGTTCGACGACCTCGTCGTCCACCTGGCGGGCGAGAGCGCACACGTGGCCGCGCAACTCGACAGTCTTTCGGACGTCGTCCACGCGGAGTCGCCGGCGAAGTGAGCGGACGGTTCCCGCCCGCCTCTCCACGGGCCGCGGTCGCTCGAATCGAAATAGGAACGTCGACTACCGGGCGCTACTCGTCGGCGACGTACAGGTAGCCGAGGAGTCCGACGAGCGCCGTCTGTGCCAGCTTATCCACGAGCCCGATACCCGTCGCGTGCGGAAATCCGGCGTTGATCCACAGCAGCAGTTGTACGGCCGTGTACGGTATCCCTGTAAGGTAGAGGAGCCGCCGATTCGCCCCCAGCAGGAAGAGGACGATCGCCCCGACGAACCCGCCACCCGCGAGGAGCATCACGGTTTCGCCGTGAGCGAAGAAGAGATAGAGGTGGACGATCGCCGTGAGGGTGGCGAGACCGACCGCGAGGCCGTCGAGTCGATCGGTCGATTCGACGCGGTTCTCCCGCCACGAGTACCAGTACGCCGGCGCGACGGGAATCGCGACGAGCGCGACGATCCCCGCGAGCGTCGTCACGCCGACGTGGCCCGACGCCTCGTCGGACGCGTGTGCGTCGCCGTCAGCTGCGACACCGCCAGTCATCAGCAGCGCGACTGCGAGTACGATAAAACTGGCAGTCACGAACTGACGTCTGGACGTACTGGCTAACATAACTGATCCCAGTATTACTTCTGGAAAAAATCTTTCGTTGTTCGGTTTCTACTATGCACCTCCTACTTATTTTGCTTTGAGAATGTCCACTCGGTCAGGGTGAACTGGTCGCTCGACCGTATCTGCTTTTGGGAGTATTCCGCTCCGCTCTCATCGACACTCGTGGCGTTACAACGTGGCACGGGGGAATAGTTACTCCCGACAGCTACCGTGCACCAGCGATTACCAGTAACGTAATATCGTCGACAGCAGTATACTGACTGGAGGAAAGGGGGTGCCACGGCTCTCCGTAAGAGCCCTGGGTCGCCGTTACCGGGCGTGAATTGTTCACTCGGAAGGTGCTACCTGGGTGGTCGTGGTGCCCGGTGAGACACGTGCGAACGCCATACGTCGAGAAGGAGGAGATCGAACGTCGCGCGACCCAACTCAGGGTATCGCTACCGACTCGGTCGAGCCTGCGGTCGGACCTCCCGGCGGGAGTCGCTGTCGCGCTCGTTAGCGTTCCCGAGGCGATGGGATACGCCCTGATCGCCGGTGTCGACCCCATCTACGGGTTGTACACGGGGATCGTGACGGCACTCGTCGGGGCACTGACTGCGAGTTCTCGGTTCATGATCATCACTCTGACTAACGCGATCGCACTCGTGGTCGCAGACTCCCTCGGTACCCTCGGCGGGCCCGAACAGCTCCCGGCCCTGTTCACGCTGACGCTGCTCGTCGGAGGGATCCAATTGCTCCTCGGTATTCTGAATCTCGGTGGCCTGATCCGCTACGTCAACGACGAGGTGATGACTGGCTTCATTATCGCCACTGCCGCATTACTCGTTCTCGGACAGCTCGAGACGCTCGTCGGCTACGCGAATACGATCGATGGTGTCGTCCTCGTTCGAACGATCACGCTCCTCCAGAATGTAGACGGATGGAACGTCGCGACATCGACGGTCGGGTTGGGGACGATCATCGTCATCCTGCTACTCAAACGGTCATCGTGGGGTCGATACGCCGAAGTGGTGGCGATCGTCCTCGCAGCGTCGGTCGTCGCGGCGTTCGACAGTACATCGATCCGGGTCGTCGGTGACGTCGCAGCGGTTCCAAATCGACTCCCCACGCCCGTGGTTCCCGACGCGCAATTGGCTCCATCGATCGTCACCGGAGCACTGGCAGTGGCGATCATCGCGCTGATCGAGAGTGCGGGAATCAGCGCCGCGTTTTCGGACCCGGAGAGGGAACGGACCGATCAGTCGCGTAACTTCAGCGCACACGGGATCGCGAACATCGTCGGGGGACTCTTTCAAGCACTTCCGGGGGGCGGTTCGTTCTCACGTACGGGGATAAACGTCAGTAGCGGAGCAGAGACGCGTTGGGCCGGGGTGTACTCCGGAGTCGTCCTCGCGATCATCGTTCTGTTCGCCGGTCCGCTCGTGGAGCTAATCCCGATGGCGAGCCTGGCAGGACTCTTGATCGTGATCGGCCTCGAGATCATCGTAAACGAGTGGGGGGACGCCGTTCGCTCGTGGACGGTGTCGAAGACGGCCAGTATCGCGATGTTCGCGACCTTCGTCATCGGCGTCTGGATCTCGCTCGAACTCGCGGTCTTCGCCGGTGTGGCCCTCTCCTTACTTCTGTACGTCTACACGTCGGCGACCGATGTCGAGTTAGAACGGCTGATCCCGAGAGGTCCGTGCCACTTCGAAGCAGGACCGTTTCCAGACACGCTCCCGTCTAACCAGGTCACGATCTTTTATCCACGGAGTAGCCTCTATTTTGCGAGCGTATACACGCTCGCAGATCACCTTCCGGCCGCTGACAGCGCTGAACACGCGATCGTAGTGCTGAGACTCCGGGGACGGGACGAACTCAGTAACACGT
The window above is part of the Halomarina pelagica genome. Proteins encoded here:
- a CDS encoding NAD(P)H-binding protein, whose product is MDVLVTGGDGFVGRHLCAELVDRGHAVTSLSRSPDPAVLPDEVETTTGDVTDYGSIEGAFEGRDAAVNLTALPPLHQPRPGTFHDTVCIGGAMNAAHAASEHGVDRYVEMSSLGADAHSPIAY
- a CDS encoding CBS domain-containing protein; translation: MSRERSDTDLRVGRIARKDVVCVPDDATIGEVARTMVEANVGDVLVTKGDELVGIVTDRDLVVHLLTDEHGTNVLAEGGSGSELTAGDLMTGDPLTIESDARIPRLLHHMNQASVRRVPVVEDGDLVGIVTFDDLVVHLAGESAHVAAQLDSLSDVVHAESPAK
- a CDS encoding SulP family inorganic anion transporter translates to MRHVRTPYVEKEEIERRATQLRVSLPTRSSLRSDLPAGVAVALVSVPEAMGYALIAGVDPIYGLYTGIVTALVGALTASSRFMIITLTNAIALVVADSLGTLGGPEQLPALFTLTLLVGGIQLLLGILNLGGLIRYVNDEVMTGFIIATAALLVLGQLETLVGYANTIDGVVLVRTITLLQNVDGWNVATSTVGLGTIIVILLLKRSSWGRYAEVVAIVLAASVVAAFDSTSIRVVGDVAAVPNRLPTPVVPDAQLAPSIVTGALAVAIIALIESAGISAAFSDPERERTDQSRNFSAHGIANIVGGLFQALPGGGSFSRTGINVSSGAETRWAGVYSGVVLAIIVLFAGPLVELIPMASLAGLLIVIGLEIIVNEWGDAVRSWTVSKTASIAMFATFVIGVWISLELAVFAGVALSLLLYVYTSATDVELERLIPRGPCHFEAGPFPDTLPSNQVTIFYPRSSLYFASVYTLADHLPAADSAEHAIVVLRLRGRDELSNTFVNWLEQYIENLRSAGNDIVLSGVSAELIDELGRVGLIQVLGPGHVFEKESVLGASTQNALMTATARLAEEEAR